The following DNA comes from Vibrio gigantis.
ATCGGCACTAGGTGGAAAAGACCTACTTAAGATTGAGAATGTGTTTATCACTGAAGAACAGGCGAGCAAACTGGCACTTTACGCACCTCACGCAACAGTGAACCAAATCGAAGATTACGAAGTAGTTAAGAAGTTAGCCTTAGAACTTCCAGAGCAAATCAACGATGTGTTCGAGTGTCCAAACACTAACTGCATTACACACAACGAGCCTGTTGAAAGCAGCTTTAAGATCTTTGAAAAGAAAGAAGATATTCGATTGAAGTGTAAGTATTGCGAAAAAGTTTTCTCTCGCGAAATCGTGACAGAAAGATAACGTCATACGGCAACCCGTTTGAACGCAAAAACTATCAAATACCTCGCCTGTACGGGGTATTTTGCGCTTTACCTAGCCTAAGTTTGAAGGCACACTGAAAAGCGATTTTTATCTAATAACTGATGGAATAAACCAATGACTAAAGTACTTCACACAGAATCTGCTCCAGCTGCAATCGGCCCATACGTACAAGGTGTTGACCTTGGCAACATGGTACTGACTTCTGGTCAAATCCCAGTAAATCCAGCAACTGGTGAAGTATCTGCTGATATCGCAGTGCAAGCTCGCCAATCTCTAGACAACGTTCAAGCAGTTGTTGAAGCTTCAGGCCTGACTGTAAAAGACATCGTAAAACTAACGGTATTCGTTAAAGACCTAAACGACTTCGGCACAGTAAACGAAGTTTACGGCAAATTCTTCGATGAGCACGGCGTAGCAAACTACCCTGCACGTTCATGTGTTGAAGTAGCTCGCCTTCCAAAAGATGTAGGTATCGAGATCGAAGCTATTGCGGTTCGCAAATAGTCTTTAGTACCTAAATCTATAGTAAGCGTCTGAGCATAAAGCTGAGTGTTTATCAGATACAAAAAAGGTTGC
Coding sequences within:
- a CDS encoding RidA family protein; this encodes MTKVLHTESAPAAIGPYVQGVDLGNMVLTSGQIPVNPATGEVSADIAVQARQSLDNVQAVVEASGLTVKDIVKLTVFVKDLNDFGTVNEVYGKFFDEHGVANYPARSCVEVARLPKDVGIEIEAIAVRK
- the pyrI gene encoding aspartate carbamoyltransferase regulatory subunit, producing MSKETQLKVEAIRNGTVIDHIPANIGIKVLKLFDMHNSHQRVTIGLNLPSSALGGKDLLKIENVFITEEQASKLALYAPHATVNQIEDYEVVKKLALELPEQINDVFECPNTNCITHNEPVESSFKIFEKKEDIRLKCKYCEKVFSREIVTER